The proteins below come from a single Methanothrix thermoacetophila PT genomic window:
- the thiC gene encoding phosphomethylpyrimidine synthase ThiC, whose protein sequence is MTLMEDAKNGRIPDALRSAAEIEGVDPEALRRLLAAGRVVVPMNARRMRERAVGIGELLCTKVNVNVGTSPSLSNIEEEVEKALAAVNAGADTIMDLSTGGDLDEIRRSILKKVDVPVGTVPIYQAAVEENLTSQGMFNALEKHAKDGVDFVTVHVGVNKESMRRLCRDPRLMGVVSRGGSLTMKYITETGEENPYYEEFDYLLEIAKEHDLTLSLGDGLRPGCIEDASDRAKYMEFILLGEMVARAREAGVQAMVEGPGHVPADEIETSVRAMKHLTDGAPLYLLGPIVTDVAPGYDHITAAMGGLIAGMAGADFLCATTPSEHLDLPTLEDIIEGTVVTKIAAHAADLTKPGVRERARAWDRRMADARANLDWEAQFREAIDPTKARRIRHRRGIDVETCTMCSELCAIRIAREALKHERSDES, encoded by the coding sequence ATGACTCTGATGGAAGATGCAAAGAACGGGAGGATTCCCGATGCGCTCAGGAGTGCCGCTGAGATCGAGGGAGTGGATCCGGAAGCGCTGAGGAGGCTCCTGGCGGCAGGGCGTGTGGTGGTACCCATGAACGCCCGGCGGATGAGAGAGAGGGCTGTGGGCATAGGAGAGCTTCTCTGTACAAAGGTCAACGTCAATGTCGGCACATCCCCATCGCTTTCCAACATTGAGGAGGAGGTTGAGAAGGCGCTGGCTGCAGTGAACGCGGGAGCTGATACGATCATGGACCTCTCGACTGGAGGGGATCTCGATGAGATCAGGAGATCGATCCTCAAGAAGGTCGATGTGCCAGTTGGAACCGTCCCGATATACCAGGCGGCTGTTGAGGAGAATCTCACGTCGCAGGGCATGTTCAACGCTCTTGAGAAGCATGCAAAAGATGGTGTCGATTTCGTCACGGTCCATGTCGGCGTGAACAAAGAGTCGATGAGACGCCTGTGCAGGGATCCGAGGCTCATGGGCGTTGTCTCACGCGGCGGCTCTCTGACAATGAAGTACATAACCGAGACCGGAGAGGAGAACCCATACTACGAGGAGTTCGATTACCTGCTGGAGATAGCGAAGGAGCACGACCTGACGCTGAGCCTGGGCGATGGCCTCAGGCCTGGGTGCATAGAGGATGCGAGCGACCGGGCGAAGTATATGGAGTTCATACTGCTTGGAGAGATGGTTGCGCGCGCCAGGGAGGCAGGCGTCCAGGCGATGGTGGAGGGGCCAGGCCACGTGCCCGCGGACGAGATAGAGACCAGCGTGCGCGCGATGAAGCACCTCACTGACGGCGCCCCGCTATATCTTCTGGGTCCCATTGTCACAGATGTTGCGCCAGGATACGATCACATCACGGCTGCGATGGGCGGGCTGATCGCCGGCATGGCAGGTGCCGACTTCCTTTGCGCCACAACGCCAAGCGAGCACCTAGATCTGCCCACTTTAGAGGATATCATCGAGGGTACGGTGGTGACGAAGATCGCAGCTCATGCAGCCGATCTCACAAAACCCGGAGTCAGGGAGCGCGCGAGGGCATGGGACCGGAGGATGGCAGATGCCAGGGCGAACCTCGACTGGGAGGCGCAGTTCAGAGAGGCGATAGATCCCACAAAGGCGAGAAGAATCCGCCACAGAAGGGGAATCGATGTGGAGACCTGCACGATGTGCAGCGAACTCTGCGCGATAAGGATCGCGAGAGAGGCCCTGAAGCATGAGCGCTCAGACGAATCTTGA
- a CDS encoding DNA double-strand break repair nuclease NurA, with product MSAQTNLERAADSLIKYLTVRPEELMRQTGIKEKDFAPIEPQPFEGRIFAVDGSNVKVCDLSVVKANHIRAGYVVYRGRRWERTAVTYDDLFVADRRDYMEWFREPLERLEMGEIDLSGLRGSELDRISTYFRELQEYVALDAALSESEEGDLILYDGGFAIWKDRPFGRVVDEIIKRAAKRGVDLLGVSKSTTISWGEISMPLVYHVSRLGKNLLPGMAWCVDLGGKNVHPDLQEGRWEGSIYMVLFHPEADRAFRVDVPSYMNGRVTSALSKAAAFSGSSESPGYPHALFRAHHDLKLSSHDGNMSWFRMIDTMAKRHSVSMKDLRSAMDYHEILDIF from the coding sequence ATGAGCGCTCAGACGAATCTTGAGAGGGCCGCAGACTCCTTGATAAAGTATCTCACTGTGAGACCCGAGGAGCTCATGCGCCAAACGGGGATAAAGGAAAAGGACTTCGCGCCCATCGAGCCGCAGCCGTTTGAGGGAAGGATATTCGCAGTCGACGGCTCCAACGTCAAGGTCTGCGATCTCTCCGTGGTCAAGGCGAACCACATCCGCGCTGGGTATGTGGTTTACAGAGGGAGGCGGTGGGAGAGAACCGCTGTGACCTATGATGATCTCTTTGTTGCTGATAGAAGGGACTACATGGAGTGGTTCAGGGAGCCGCTGGAGAGGCTCGAGATGGGGGAGATCGATCTGAGCGGCCTCCGGGGGAGCGAGCTCGACAGGATCTCGACCTATTTCAGAGAGCTACAGGAGTATGTGGCGCTTGACGCTGCGCTTTCCGAATCCGAGGAGGGGGATCTCATTCTTTATGATGGCGGCTTCGCCATATGGAAGGACCGCCCCTTCGGCAGGGTCGTAGATGAGATCATAAAGAGGGCAGCGAAGCGCGGCGTGGATTTGCTAGGCGTGAGCAAGTCCACCACGATATCATGGGGAGAGATTTCAATGCCTCTCGTGTATCACGTCTCCAGGCTCGGAAAGAACCTGCTGCCCGGAATGGCATGGTGTGTGGATCTAGGAGGAAAGAATGTCCATCCGGATCTGCAGGAAGGGCGCTGGGAGGGGAGCATTTACATGGTGCTGTTCCATCCAGAGGCAGACCGAGCCTTCAGGGTGGATGTTCCTTCTTACATGAATGGACGTGTCACCTCTGCCCTCTCAAAAGCAGCCGCTTTCTCCGGATCATCGGAATCTCCCGGATATCCCCATGCCTTATTCAGAGCACACCATGACCTGAAGCTATCCTCACATGATGGTAATATGAGCTGGTTCAGGATGATCGACACGATGGCAAAACGCCACAGTGTGAGCATGAAGGATCTCAGAAGCGCGATGGATTACCACGAGATCCTGGACATATTTTGA
- a CDS encoding TraB/GumN family protein yields the protein MADITEGSSTDARNEILVIGTAHVSEKSVAEVREAIEQTRPDIVAVELCQRRYLALTGQDRDEDIKVSELLSGGRIYLVLVQWLLAYIQRQIGSEMGVRPGAEMLAAIEAARVVNARVALVDRDISITIQRFWSAMSIWEKLKMLWSLVVAALGFGKEDLDIDSVTDSDVVSQLMAEFRKIAPSAARALVDERDAYIARNLYDLSRYGKVLAVVGAGHREGIMRYLSDPSRIPDTQIFDAPPEKRFSLGKAFGIIVTLLIILTFVYILVAGYSSGVVLLAFGIWFLVTGGLAALGVVAARGHPLSVLTAFMIAWMTTLNPLVAAGWFAGMVEAWKRKPTMGDVKRLASAESMDEMMENRFFRVVLVAALANLGATLGTFLGIYIIWQRMGLIDPHAIISHII from the coding sequence ATGGCAGATATAACAGAAGGATCATCGACGGATGCAAGAAACGAGATCTTGGTCATAGGCACCGCACACGTATCAGAAAAAAGCGTTGCCGAGGTCAGAGAGGCCATAGAGCAGACCAGGCCGGATATCGTGGCGGTAGAGCTCTGCCAGAGGCGGTATCTCGCGCTGACAGGCCAGGACAGAGATGAGGATATAAAGGTAAGCGAGCTTCTGAGCGGCGGGAGGATCTATCTAGTTCTGGTCCAGTGGCTCCTCGCATACATCCAGAGGCAGATAGGCTCTGAGATGGGTGTCAGGCCAGGAGCTGAGATGCTTGCTGCCATAGAGGCTGCCAGAGTGGTCAACGCGAGAGTCGCCCTGGTCGACAGGGATATCAGCATAACCATTCAGCGGTTCTGGTCGGCGATGAGCATCTGGGAGAAGCTGAAGATGCTCTGGAGCCTTGTTGTGGCTGCCCTGGGCTTTGGAAAGGAGGATCTCGATATAGACAGCGTCACGGACTCGGATGTGGTATCCCAGCTCATGGCCGAGTTCAGGAAGATCGCGCCGTCCGCTGCCAGGGCGCTGGTCGACGAACGGGATGCATACATAGCCAGGAATCTTTATGACCTGTCGAGATACGGAAAGGTCCTCGCGGTCGTGGGCGCCGGCCACCGTGAGGGCATAATGCGCTACCTCTCAGATCCATCGAGAATACCGGACACGCAAATCTTCGACGCGCCTCCTGAAAAGAGATTCAGCCTGGGCAAGGCGTTTGGCATCATTGTTACACTGCTAATCATCCTCACGTTTGTATACATCCTGGTCGCAGGATACTCGAGCGGTGTCGTGCTCCTGGCGTTTGGCATATGGTTCCTGGTGACCGGCGGACTTGCAGCGCTGGGAGTCGTGGCTGCAAGAGGTCATCCTCTGTCCGTCCTCACAGCATTCATGATCGCCTGGATGACGACTCTGAACCCTCTGGTGGCTGCAGGATGGTTCGCCGGGATGGTCGAGGCATGGAAGCGGAAGCCGACGATGGGGGATGTGAAGAGGCTGGCAAGTGCTGAGAGCATGGATGAGATGATGGAGAACCGCTTCTTCCGTGTGGTGCTTGTTGCAGCCCTCGCAAACCTCGGCGCAACCCTGGGCACGTTTCTCGGAATATACATAATATGGCAGCGGATGGGCCTCATAGATCCGCATGCCATTATTAGTCATATAATATGA
- a CDS encoding CBS domain-containing protein codes for MENSIQLGRVMGIPIRLHVTFLLIIPWVAYLFGSVSATVFGKLYGFGAVEPPLVRWIYSLLFAVLLFICVGLHELGHSYVAKRYGIEIRSITLYFFGGVASMEEIPRNPSMELRMAIAGPAVSAALGVMSILLYTQSESILGEGHPFSILLWTLGIMNIILMIFNLIPAFPMDGGRVLRAWFSTRMPYVVATKNAAALGKIFAVFLIFLGLFTLNFLTLIIGIFLYIAASEEDRSTTIEDSLRGIKVRHIMSKDVRVVPPEMTLAELMRLMFYEKHRGYPVMVNDELVGIVTITDLQRVPEHLRETTRVGDVMTRNIYVIGPDDEATAAIKIMGDKKIRRLPVIEDGRLVGIISREDLLRAIELCSDVRL; via the coding sequence ATGGAAAACTCCATCCAGCTCGGCAGGGTCATGGGCATACCGATACGGCTTCATGTGACATTTCTTCTGATCATCCCATGGGTTGCATATCTCTTTGGAAGCGTCAGCGCCACTGTTTTCGGCAAGCTCTACGGCTTCGGCGCGGTCGAGCCCCCTCTAGTCAGATGGATTTACTCCCTCCTCTTCGCGGTGTTGCTCTTCATATGCGTGGGTCTTCACGAGCTCGGCCACTCGTACGTTGCAAAAAGGTATGGAATAGAGATAAGAAGCATCACCCTCTACTTCTTCGGCGGCGTCGCCTCGATGGAGGAGATCCCCAGGAACCCATCGATGGAGCTCAGGATGGCGATAGCCGGACCTGCTGTCAGCGCGGCTCTCGGCGTAATGTCGATACTTCTTTACACACAATCGGAATCGATTTTGGGAGAAGGCCATCCCTTCTCGATACTCCTCTGGACTCTGGGCATAATGAATATAATTCTCATGATATTCAACCTCATCCCCGCCTTCCCCATGGACGGCGGGCGGGTGCTCAGGGCATGGTTCTCCACAAGGATGCCGTATGTGGTTGCAACAAAGAACGCAGCCGCTCTTGGAAAGATCTTTGCTGTGTTCCTCATATTTCTCGGACTCTTCACGCTGAACTTTCTCACGCTGATCATAGGTATATTCCTATACATAGCTGCTTCTGAGGAGGACAGGAGCACCACAATAGAAGACAGCCTGCGGGGCATAAAGGTGAGGCACATAATGTCTAAGGATGTGCGGGTTGTGCCTCCGGAGATGACTCTCGCGGAGCTGATGCGGCTGATGTTTTATGAGAAACACAGGGGATATCCTGTGATGGTCAACGATGAGCTTGTGGGAATAGTGACGATCACAGATCTGCAGCGTGTTCCTGAGCATCTGCGCGAGACAACCCGTGTCGGAGATGTCATGACCAGAAACATATATGTCATAGGGCCGGATGATGAGGCGACCGCGGCCATAAAGATCATGGGCGATAAGAAGATAAGAAGGCTCCCCGTCATCGAGGATGGCAGGCTGGTGGGTATAATATCAAGAGAGGATCTCCTCAGGGCCATCGAGCTGTGCTCGGATGTGAGGCTGTAA
- a CDS encoding N-glycosylase/DNA lyase: MSTHEIEQLKELHRKLEDVVEARLREFDQLWLDADEERLFEELVFCLLTPQSRARSCWAAVEKLSSMGELRCPVPARIQMELKGVRFSRRKAEYICMARDLFMLDGMLSVRARIDPENLFQTREWLVGNVKGMGYKEASHFLRNIGLGRDLAILDRHILKSLVRYGVVPDYPRSLSRSRYLKIESEMSDFARSIDIPMAHLDMVLWYMGAGEVFK; this comes from the coding sequence ATGAGCACACATGAGATCGAGCAGCTGAAGGAGCTGCACAGGAAGCTTGAGGATGTCGTAGAGGCCAGGCTGAGGGAGTTTGATCAGCTCTGGCTGGATGCCGATGAGGAGCGGCTCTTCGAGGAGCTTGTCTTCTGTCTCCTGACGCCACAGTCCAGAGCAAGGTCATGCTGGGCGGCTGTCGAGAAGCTCTCCTCCATGGGTGAGCTGCGCTGCCCTGTCCCGGCTAGAATACAGATGGAGCTCAAAGGGGTGCGGTTCAGCCGCAGGAAGGCTGAGTACATATGCATGGCGAGGGATCTCTTCATGCTGGATGGAATGCTCTCTGTGAGAGCTCGCATCGATCCAGAGAATCTGTTTCAGACGCGCGAGTGGCTTGTCGGAAACGTGAAGGGGATGGGATACAAGGAGGCGAGCCATTTCCTGAGAAACATCGGGCTTGGAAGGGATCTTGCCATACTCGACAGGCATATCCTGAAGAGCCTGGTCCGGTATGGAGTCGTACCTGATTATCCGAGATCACTGAGCCGAAGCAGGTATCTTAAGATAGAGTCTGAGATGTCGGACTTCGCGCGCAGTATCGATATACCGATGGCGCACCTCGATATGGTTCTATGGTACATGGGTGCGGGGGAGGTATTCAAGTAG
- a CDS encoding FprA family A-type flavoprotein, which produces MIREICKNVFHVGAIDWDRRLFDALIPLPDGTSYNSYLIKGSEKTALIDAVDPGKKDVLIDNLDSLRIDRIDYIISQHAEQDHSGAIKFLLERYDSTVLGSQKCIELLLDFGIVSKDRTRAVSDNELLSLGDMTLEFISAPWVHWPDTIFTYLRERRMLFTCDFLGAHLATSDLFAWNPESAKRYYAEIMMPFRANARRHLERIRALGPEIIAPSHGPLHKRPEVVLNAYSEWTSDDVKNLVVVPFVSMHGSTEKMVSHLVDALIDRGVSVERFDLTKTDTGALAASLVDAATVVFGTPAFITRPHPLIAYAAILANALRPKARFASIIGSYGWGARIVEEMRSLMPNLKMEIIEPVIVKGYPKEDDLRAIERLADEILRRHRELGLL; this is translated from the coding sequence ATGATCCGAGAGATATGTAAAAATGTCTTCCATGTGGGCGCGATCGACTGGGACAGACGTCTCTTCGATGCGCTCATACCTCTGCCGGATGGCACCAGCTACAACTCGTATCTCATAAAGGGCAGTGAAAAGACCGCGCTGATAGATGCGGTCGATCCGGGCAAGAAGGATGTGCTGATCGATAACCTCGATTCGCTCCGTATAGATCGCATTGATTACATAATCTCCCAGCATGCCGAGCAGGACCACTCAGGCGCGATAAAGTTCCTCCTCGAGAGGTATGATTCAACAGTCCTCGGATCGCAGAAGTGCATCGAGCTTCTCCTCGATTTCGGCATAGTCTCAAAGGATCGCACGCGCGCTGTGAGCGATAATGAGCTTCTCTCTCTCGGAGATATGACGCTCGAGTTCATCAGCGCGCCATGGGTCCACTGGCCTGATACGATATTCACGTATCTCCGGGAGAGGCGGATGCTGTTCACATGCGATTTCCTCGGGGCACATCTCGCGACCAGCGATCTCTTCGCGTGGAATCCTGAGAGCGCAAAGAGGTACTACGCTGAGATAATGATGCCTTTCAGGGCGAATGCGCGGAGGCATCTCGAGCGCATACGTGCGCTTGGGCCTGAGATCATCGCGCCGAGCCACGGGCCTCTGCACAAAAGGCCAGAGGTCGTGCTGAATGCATATTCGGAGTGGACCTCAGATGATGTGAAGAACCTGGTCGTGGTCCCGTTTGTATCGATGCACGGCTCCACTGAGAAGATGGTGAGCCATCTTGTCGATGCCCTGATCGATCGAGGAGTATCAGTGGAAAGATTCGATCTCACAAAAACTGATACTGGCGCGCTTGCGGCATCGCTTGTCGATGCAGCCACCGTAGTCTTCGGGACCCCTGCGTTCATAACAAGGCCACATCCGCTGATCGCATATGCCGCGATCCTCGCGAATGCGCTGAGGCCGAAGGCCAGATTCGCATCCATCATCGGGTCATACGGCTGGGGCGCCAGGATCGTTGAGGAGATGAGGTCGCTTATGCCGAACCTGAAGATGGAGATCATAGAGCCTGTCATCGTGAAGGGCTACCCAAAGGAAGATGACCTCAGGGCGATCGAGAGGCTTGCAGATGAGATCCTCAGGAGACACAGGGAGCTCGGGCTGCTTTGA
- a CDS encoding right-handed parallel beta-helix repeat-containing protein produces MRYALCLLMLIQISLADAGTIVVTPGGSIQAAIDSASSGDAIEIQGGIYSERIVVDKSLIIRGNTTSGYPVVNAGGSGTAVTISGDDIQITGIRAIGSGMAPRDAGIFVTGRNNRVMDCQVSGNRYGIVLSFAEGCTLENILAEASSEAGMLLDNSTKNSIIGCKLENNIHGIRLVSSESNTIRGNIISNTTFEALSLERSSNRNLIEDNIIRFNQIGISLETSRGNNITRNLASNNSVGIKIANHNDTESISPIENPGKYGGVSIKYKPNSDIKSYDVRDKDLSSYTTNTIYNNTLINNEENAIDDGNNQWDNGTLGNHYSDFDEPEEGCRDRNRDGICDSAHEIEGGMSTDRHPLSPKDPMKARFMSKKNGAYLGLDRMVFMPGERIDMRLSVPENITAWIGVLPAGEPHGALDRTKAISYTTVNSSIREVALEAPRMVGSYEIRMYSTEEMVYLPISVEVPEIHISPAEVKACEPINVTYSGAPGYEGDWIGMFSTGAGDRSPLSRKYLDGSTNGSLVLYTPSTPGTYNVRMFADDGYRLLAVSEPVTVKQNAGVRIVAEPETVSPGQAIYVHFWGAMPDSVIGMYGVTRPDKFWISMQPTGGPSCGTLTFRAPYGGGNYDFRLFENNVYRKHMGASNVVRVV; encoded by the coding sequence ATGCGATACGCTCTTTGTCTTCTGATGCTCATTCAGATCTCGCTGGCAGACGCGGGGACGATCGTGGTAACGCCCGGCGGCAGCATCCAGGCGGCGATAGACTCGGCTTCATCTGGCGATGCCATAGAGATTCAGGGTGGCATCTACTCAGAGAGAATCGTGGTCGATAAGAGTTTGATCATAAGGGGCAATACGACATCCGGCTACCCTGTGGTGAACGCAGGAGGATCAGGAACCGCTGTTACGATCTCTGGAGATGATATACAGATCACAGGAATCAGGGCGATTGGCTCGGGAATGGCCCCAAGAGATGCTGGTATTTTCGTAACGGGAAGGAACAACCGCGTGATGGACTGCCAGGTCTCAGGCAACAGATACGGGATCGTGCTCTCCTTCGCAGAGGGCTGTACGCTTGAGAACATACTGGCTGAGGCCAGCAGCGAGGCAGGCATGCTCCTCGACAACTCCACGAAAAACAGCATCATCGGATGCAAACTTGAAAACAACATCCACGGTATCAGGCTGGTATCATCGGAGTCAAACACGATACGTGGAAATATCATATCGAATACCACATTCGAAGCTCTCTCTCTAGAGAGATCTAGCAACAGGAATCTCATCGAGGACAACATCATCAGGTTCAACCAGATAGGCATCTCCCTGGAGACCTCACGGGGCAACAATATAACCAGGAATCTCGCGAGCAACAACAGTGTGGGGATAAAAATAGCAAACCACAACGACACCGAGTCGATCAGCCCCATCGAGAACCCGGGCAAGTACGGCGGAGTCTCGATAAAGTACAAGCCTAACAGCGATATCAAGAGCTACGACGTCAGGGACAAGGATCTGAGCTCGTACACGACAAACACGATCTACAACAACACCCTGATCAATAACGAAGAGAACGCCATCGATGATGGAAACAATCAGTGGGATAACGGCACACTCGGAAACCATTACAGCGATTTCGATGAGCCTGAGGAGGGATGCAGGGACAGAAACCGCGACGGCATCTGCGATTCAGCCCACGAGATCGAGGGCGGGATGTCCACCGACAGGCACCCACTCTCGCCGAAGGATCCGATGAAGGCGAGGTTCATGTCCAAGAAGAATGGCGCATACCTCGGCCTGGACAGGATGGTCTTCATGCCAGGGGAGAGGATCGATATGAGGCTGTCCGTTCCAGAGAACATCACCGCGTGGATAGGGGTACTGCCTGCAGGCGAGCCACACGGCGCTCTCGACAGGACAAAGGCGATATCGTACACCACTGTAAACAGCAGCATCAGGGAGGTTGCGCTCGAGGCACCGAGGATGGTGGGATCATATGAGATACGGATGTACTCAACCGAGGAGATGGTGTATCTCCCGATAAGCGTGGAGGTACCCGAGATCCATATCTCTCCTGCTGAGGTCAAGGCGTGTGAGCCGATCAACGTGACGTACTCAGGGGCTCCGGGCTACGAGGGTGACTGGATAGGGATGTTCTCCACAGGCGCGGGAGATCGCTCGCCGCTCTCCAGAAAATATCTCGACGGGAGCACGAACGGCTCGCTTGTGCTGTACACACCAAGCACACCGGGAACATATAACGTGCGGATGTTCGCGGACGATGGATACAGGCTGCTTGCGGTCAGCGAGCCGGTCACGGTGAAGCAGAATGCCGGCGTGAGGATAGTCGCGGAGCCTGAGACCGTCTCGCCAGGCCAGGCGATATATGTTCACTTCTGGGGCGCGATGCCGGACAGCGTCATAGGCATGTACGGGGTGACGAGACCTGATAAGTTCTGGATAAGCATGCAGCCGACTGGCGGGCCGTCATGCGGCACCCTGACGTTCAGGGCTCCATACGGCGGGGGCAACTACGACTTCAGGCTCTTTGAGAACAACGTCTACAGAAAGCACATGGGCGCCAGCAACGTCGTGCGGGTTGTGTAG
- a CDS encoding MFS transporter, producing MCDPHENSDAERIQSCALVVSVIGSFLTAFMSSSINIALPAIGSELSMDAVMLSWISTAFLLAAAVFLVPFGRLADIYGRKRIFGYGIALFTLASILAPVSRSASMIIAARFVQGVGAAMIFGTAVAILTSVFPLRKRGRVIGINAASVYLGLSLGPVLGGILTQYLGWRSLFVATVPIGALALALLMNLRGEWADARGERFDLSGSLVYGISIMALVYGMSLLPSSAGRFVTVAGLAGLVLFLYLETKAENPVIEVDLFKSNRVFALSNLAALINYSATFATGFLLSLYLQYIKALDPRSAGLVLLAQPLMMTILSPLTGRLSDRMEPRLVASAGMAITLLSIVPFVFLDERTPVWFIGAVLLLLGFGLALFTPPNTNAIMSSVERKYYGIASATLGTMRLLGQMLSMSLAMVIFAIYIGRVEITPDTYSSLIESSRIAFAIFSVLCFIGIFASLARGELRGGSAATELEK from the coding sequence ATGTGTGACCCCCACGAAAATAGTGATGCAGAACGCATACAGAGCTGTGCTCTTGTTGTCTCTGTGATTGGATCATTCCTCACAGCATTCATGTCATCATCCATAAACATTGCACTGCCAGCTATTGGCAGTGAGCTCTCAATGGATGCGGTGATGCTCAGCTGGATCTCGACCGCCTTTCTTCTGGCAGCTGCCGTTTTCCTGGTGCCGTTCGGACGCCTGGCCGATATATACGGGAGGAAGAGGATATTCGGCTACGGGATAGCGCTCTTCACCCTGGCCTCGATACTCGCGCCCGTTTCGCGATCCGCCAGCATGATAATAGCTGCGAGATTTGTGCAGGGGGTTGGAGCTGCGATGATCTTCGGCACCGCGGTCGCGATACTGACGTCTGTCTTTCCTCTGAGAAAGCGCGGCAGGGTTATCGGGATCAATGCGGCCTCTGTTTATCTAGGACTATCACTTGGCCCCGTCCTCGGCGGGATTCTCACCCAGTATCTTGGCTGGAGGAGCCTGTTCGTGGCAACGGTTCCGATCGGAGCTCTGGCGCTTGCACTGCTGATGAATCTTAGAGGAGAGTGGGCAGATGCGAGGGGCGAGCGGTTTGACCTCAGCGGATCTCTGGTCTACGGCATCTCCATTATGGCTCTTGTATACGGCATGTCGCTGCTCCCCTCCAGCGCCGGACGTTTTGTGACAGTTGCAGGCCTGGCCGGGCTCGTCCTGTTTTTGTATCTGGAGACGAAAGCTGAGAACCCTGTTATCGAGGTCGATCTCTTCAAATCCAACCGTGTCTTTGCATTATCAAACCTCGCGGCGCTCATAAACTACAGCGCAACCTTCGCGACAGGATTCCTGCTGAGCCTTTACCTGCAGTATATAAAGGCCCTGGATCCCAGGAGTGCGGGCCTGGTGCTCCTCGCACAGCCGCTGATGATGACGATCCTCTCCCCCCTCACCGGCAGGCTCTCCGACAGGATGGAGCCCAGGCTTGTTGCCTCTGCTGGCATGGCCATCACTCTGCTCAGCATTGTGCCGTTTGTGTTTCTTGATGAGCGAACACCTGTGTGGTTCATCGGCGCCGTGCTCCTCCTTCTGGGATTTGGGCTGGCCCTTTTCACGCCACCAAACACAAATGCGATAATGAGCTCGGTTGAGAGAAAATACTACGGGATAGCGTCTGCGACACTCGGAACGATGCGTCTCCTGGGCCAGATGCTGAGTATGAGTCTGGCGATGGTGATCTTCGCGATCTATATCGGAAGGGTCGAGATAACCCCTGATACATACTCCAGCCTCATAGAGAGCAGCAGGATCGCCTTTGCGATATTCTCTGTGCTCTGCTTCATCGGCATATTCGCATCGCTGGCGAGGGGAGAGCTTCGTGGCGGTTCAGCGGCAACTGAACTGGAAAAGTAG